The genomic stretch TCAGGAAAAGTCCTTTTTCTTGTCCTGTCAACATGGTTGGGTCGTTCTCGGTTTTCTTCCTCCACTCTGTACATAAATAGAGCGCACAGTAAGCATTATCTTGTTGTCTTCTGAGAAACCTTTGGATATTACTGTTTCTGTGAATGTTACTGTGGATTTTTTGGGTGGTTGTGTTCCTGTACGACAGTGTAATAAGCGTggttttctttctcctccctgtGCGAATGTAGAGGACACAACAACCAATTTGTTGTTTTCTGGGAAATCATGGATATTACAGTTTCTGTGAATGTTGTTGTTGTTTCTTGGTTGTTTTATAGGCACTTATGGGTGTTTATGTTCTTCCTCATCCCTGTACAGATGCAGAGCACACAGTAACCATTTATTAGTTTTCTGTGGAGTCTTGGATATTACAATTTCTGTGAATGTTCTTGAGGCTTTTTGGTGGTCTTTTAAGCATTAATGGTTTATGTTCATATGCTACATGTAATTACTTAACATAATTAATTGAACGGCACTACAGAGTAAGAGAAATGGTTGGCTGCTACACAGCAACAAAGAGCTTATAGGCACTAGCATACTGCATGTAATTGTTTAACATACAATGGGCATCGGATTGGATTATTTGGTCATTAATTTATGAGTCACATCCTGTGAGCATTTGGCTGGTTCATGTTGACAAAAGATTGTagaaaaagagaaaggaaaaggaaatTAGAGATTCTAGAGACTGAAGAAACTGTATCCGTTGGAATTCTGAATGCCACCAATCACAGTGAGAATGGGTAGAATAAGGTCTTGGCAGTTGAAATTATTGTTCTTTTTGGTAACTTGATAGTTAGGCAATAGCCACTTCATTCTTTATCATTTTTTGCTAATATGAACAGAAACATCCGAAGTTCAAATTTTCCTGCCAATTTTTGCTTGCTTGATGAATAGAGGCATGGTCCTTTGAAGCTTAGGAATGTCTTATTACTAGCTCTGACTCTCTGTACTTGTAAGTGCAAGTATTTAGCAGGCAGAGAAGCTATCTATCTTATGTATGTGAGGAAAATTGAACTAGTTTTCATTCCTGTCCGAATAAAGcatgctaattttttttttctttttggtatttGACCCTTAATTTTCATACTTCTGAATTGAAGTTCAGAAGGGAGGTAGCAAGAAAATATGGCTAAGATGATGGTCTCCCCCGTGCAATGCCAAATGGGATTCCCAAGCAACTCACTTCAGGGAAGGCCCATGATAACATCAAAGATGTGGAATTCTCTACTGTTAAATGCCCAAAGGCCTAAGACCCGAAGAGGAATTTCTGCATTCAAAGTGCTTGCTGTCAAGTCTGAAAATGGTGTTGTATCAAGGTTGGAGGACCTACTTAACTTGGACACAACCCCGTTCACTGATAAAATCATTGCAGAGTACATCTGGTATGCAACAATGACAACTTAATCCTTTCTCCTGGTAAATTGAAGCATATATTATGAATAAATTTAGCAATGCAATTTCTGAATCATAGAGAACTAGACTAGCAGATGAAATAGCTTTGAGAGAGAACACAACATGTTGAATTCAGAATCTTAgtttctccctttctttcttgcttgtatgcttgaaaattttaacttgTATGGTTCAAGTTAAAGTGCAAGCCAGTATACATGTGATAGAGATAGATATTGGCTATGACGTGTAACTCTTTGACTGAAAAACAAATTGTTTTCATGCTTCAAATAGGATTGGAGGAACTGGCATTGACATCAGAAGCAAATCACGGGTATGCTTTTACATTCGCGTCAAATATTAAGTTGTTTTACCTTTGAAAGAATAATCAGGTACAAAAACTGTGTTTCTGCTCCTCCTCGCTAATAGctcttttatcatgatgaaatatttcagaCAATATCAAAGCCTGTGGAGCACGCATCAGAGCTACCAAAATGGAACTATGATGGATCAAGCACCGGACAAGCTCCTGGAGAAGACAGTGAAGTCATTCTATAGTAGGAAATATGATTCTATATCTGTATTTAGTTTCTCCATAAACTTGCTTGCAAGATGATAACCCATGCTTTCTTTGTTCTAAGTTATTTCCTTTTTACCTTCAGTCCTCAGGCTATTTTTAAAGACCCTTTTCGAGGAGGAAACAACATCTTGGTTAGTAATATATCTTTTAATACTCTTCAAACAAGCAGAAAAATTCACCATGTTTCATTTATAAAATACCCAAGTGCTTCAATGACACGCATTCTTGTGAAGGTAATTTGTGATTCATATACCCCAAGTGGAGAGCCCATACCTACCAACAAGAGACATAGAGCTGCTCAGATATTTAGTGACCAAAAGGTCATTGATGAAGTGCCTTGGTGAGTTTCTTTTATGTATTAGATATATGGTGCATGAAGACAGGGAAAAGTAAAACGCGGTCATAGATATTGTGAATCAACCACCTGAGTTGCTTGTTCAGTCATGTTATAGACACCTCTGTTTCCACTTGTTGGACTGAGAAGAAATGCTGTTTCTTTCAATTTCTTTCTTGAGAACTTACAGGTATGGAATAGAACAGGAGTATACCTTACTCCAAACAAATGTGCAGTGGCCTCTTGGCTGGCCTGTGGGGGGATACCCAGGTCCTCAGGTAACAACTTTTGTTCTATCCTGACAAGCATGTAATCATATTTGAAGTCATAGTAACAATGTAGGTGACTGAGAAGAGAGATGGCTCAGTGCAGTTTCTTTTGACTTGGAAGCTGTGAGCAGGACATGAAATTTTGGTTATTTTCATAATTACTGCTGCCAGGATCATGAATCATAGTTGGAGCATTTGTACATTACCCTGAACTGGTGCTCACCATAGTTGATAGAACCACGGAATATGTTGGACACAACCTCCATGTTAATAGTCGAACTAGAAGGAACATAATAATACTAGTAATTGTGGACATTGAATTGCTTCAGGGGCCATACTACTGTGCAGTGGGTGCAGATAAAACATTTGGTCGTGATATTTCGGATGCTCATTACAAGGCATGTTTGTATGCTGGAATCAACATAAGTGGCACTAATGGGGAGGTTATGCCTGGACAGGTATAGATAACTTTTTCCTGTTTCTTGCATTTTTCAGGATGCTTCACCTTGTTTTCTACATGTACTGATTCTTTAATTCATTTGCCAATATTGAAAGCATGTGATAGTTCTATCATATGTTACTTGGTACATTGACTCATTAGTATGTTGTCTAACCATTTGCTGTCTGACGCATTCTCATAATTTTCCTAGTTTAGAAATTATGTGCCATCCTTGTTTTCGCATGCTTATATAGATTTAAATTAGGAGCTTTTATGGAGAATAAAAATCATACTTGTAGTGTTGGATTTCTAAAGTATTAGTTGCCTGCTTATATAGATTTAAATTAGGAGCATTTATGGAGAATAAAAATCATACTTGTAGTGTTGAATTTCTGAAAGTATTAGTTGTTATCAACTAAATATTTGATGATCAAATTAACTTGTGCAGTGGGAATATCAAGTTGGACCAAGTGTAGGAATTGAAGCAGGAGATCATATATGGTGTTCAAGATACATTCTTGAGGTAATCTTTAGCTGTCACCTTTTAGTTTCCGAACAGGAAGGAAAAATGAAAAACAGTTGATCAATTTTCTACAATTTAGCATTGACCTGAGTTTCAAGGAGTTGATAAACTCTCTTATCAGAGGAATATTATAGAAATACATGTGGTGGATGCACTTCAAGCCACAAAAGCATTTTGTTATTGTGACCTCATTTAAAGCATAAGACTGGTTAGAGAGAGAGACTTTGTCTAAATCATTTTGTTGGACCACATTAATTGCCCTCAAGCTTAAGAATCTTTTAGTCCCTGATCTTTCTAGCGAAAATGTATCTTAATTTATGCGACTTCTAGAAGAAATTCAGTATTTCTCGATCTTATAATGCAATGGTATTATAAGAAAGTAATTCAACATTGCTACTTGAGGATATGGCACTTGCTGAATCTGTAAGCCATCCTGATGGAGCAAATGACCTCTCATTTAATTTTGTCTCTCAGCATAATATATTACTTGTAAAACGATCATGCTCAAACCCTCTGTTAAGGATACACTATTGATGAAATTCAATAACATGGCATCAAAGCATATGTATGTGCAAGTTATGAGATATGAATGCTGAAAGTGATTTAACATCATTATGAGTAGGATCACTGTGAATCATTTGTCTTCTCCAGAAATTTATGATCCTCATGTTTTCATCTTGTGTCTTCTGTAGAGAATCACAGAGCAAGCAGGTGTTGTACTCTCCCTCGATCCAAAACCAATAGAGGTACTTGCACCATACTGCTGGAACAAGATTTACATGTATAATCTCAAACAATTCTGAGTTGTTCATTGCATGGATAGGGTGACTGGAATGGTGCAGGTTGTCACACCAATTACAGGTAACATGCTCTTGTTTTCACCCATGGCATAGTTGGAACAATGGAACAAGAGTGCAGTAGGCAGCTCATTTATTTCCATGAAGATAACTCCTAGAATGAATGTTATATGGCCACATAAAATTTCAGGTAGCATGACTCAGGTGGCAGTGATGTTATCTAAAAGACTGAAACCACAAAAGAGTTCCAGGGTTGCCTTGAGAAGGTTAACCAAAGGAGCTACCATCTAGAAAAGCTTGTTGAGAATGCATACATAGGAAACTAGAAAACGTAGGTGTTTATGCATTGTTAAGGAGATAATAAAGAAGGATACAACTAGAACTAGACAGAAAATTTAGGTATCAGTTTATCTTTGTGGAGAACTTGGACAATGCTTGTGATCAGCATCATTTGCTGCAATTTAGGTCCATAAAACTAGTCATTTCAGctgaaaaataaacaaaaatctgTAGATTTTACATTTGATTGGTCTTGACAGATTGTTTATTCTGTCATCTGCTCCTGACTTGTATGCTTGTTATTGCAGCACCAAGACAATGAGAGAAGAGGGTGGGTATGAAGTGATAAAGAAGGCAATCCTCAATCTATCACTCAGGCACATGGATCACATCAGTGCATATGGAGAAGGAAATGAACGCCGGTTGACTGGGAAACATGAGACGGCAAACATAAACACCTTCTCCTGGGTAAATAACCAGAACCAACTTACCACTCTTTTCGATCTCCGTCTTCTCTCATTTCAAATGCTAGTGTTTGATTGAATGCCATGATGACCCCTTCTTGTCACAGGGAGTGGCGAATCGTGGCTGTTCAATTCGCGTGGGGCGTGACACAGAGAAACAAGGCAAAGGTgtgtgtttttcctttcaactgcaCTTGCATCAGCTGATGCGTATCTGATTGTCTCTGAAACCATAGCAGATGAACTCTGAAGAACTGTTGCATGTTTGACCATTTGTTTGTGCCAAATTTAGGATACCTGGAAGATCGTCGTCCGGCTTCAAACATGGATCCCTATGTGGTGATATCTCTTCTGGCTGAAACCACAATTCTTTGGCAGCCAACCCTCGAGGCTGAGGCTCGTGCCGCGAAGGAGTTGCAGTTGCAAGTATGAGGCCTTCATGGTGAGGTGTGGAACGGGAACTCGATGGATACCTCCTCTCTTGGTGTCAGCTCCTCCTCAGTTCCAAATTTGATCTCTGTAGTTTCTATTTATGTGATTCTCCTTCCTCATTAGGATGCTAAGAAGGAATGAATGCTCCATGAACAATACAAGTTCATTGTCAGCAAACTCTATGGGTGCCAAAAATAAGAAATTCTAGTGTTGTTTGCATGTGTGAGAAATTGATATAAGTTGGAGGTATGAACGTTTTGTATTACTCTGGTGATTGGACCAACTTCTCCATTCCCAATCCAAGAGCCATCGGTCACGACAACCTGTTCATGTCAACTCTTGCTAGCTTTTCCTTCTCATTTTTGCCAAATACAGACTAACAATCTAAAACCAGTTCCCTGTTTTCAAGCACTGTCATCTCTCATCTTCCTAGATCTTTCAATAATGTTGTCATTTTTCGACAAACTTTGGCAGATCTCAATAATAAGGTATAGATTGttctttgttcaaaaaaaaaaaaaaaaggaacaatctAAACCCAATAGGTTCTAAACACTTAATATATATAGTTATCATGATTGGATTGGAGATTCATCCGACAATATCTGATGTCATGGGTTCATTGACTAAACTAATGGATCAAGTAATTAGATTATAgaattaatatattttgaaaataatatataCTATGTCAAAATTTTAAACAGTACATAAcaacataaaattaattttttgagagTGGAACTAAGTGCGACGATAAGATTGATCCAACAAGATTTGAGTTGTGAAAATGgtctttttaaatatatattgatcCTATATCTCGATTTGACGGGAGCATCATGGCTAACTTCACTCTtactaaaataattttttgatatgATAATATAGTAATAGGAAGAAATTTGATGATACTTGAAGATTCTCGGTTTATGGGCAAGTTGTTTCCTTGTGAAAGGATTCTATTTTAGATAGGAAGaaatttgaatgaaagagatTGTTATGTCACCTTAATTAACATATTGATAAAGCACTCGAAATACACAAATGACACTTTAACATGAACCCATTCCTTTACACGAGTAAGCTTTGATGATACATGAAGAAATGCAAGCCAAAGTGAATTGGCATACAATTTACAATCCAAAATTCTCTGCGCTTCAGTTCTCAGTAGATACAAATTTAAATTAGAATTTCCATCGCGCATGATTATTATACATGGAGAACCTACTTCTTGGAGACATAAGCATAATACTGTGCCATGGGAACCACAAAGGCAATCACTAGCAAACCTACAACTACGAGGGTAAATTGCCCTCGTTTCTCTTCTGTCTCTTCCTTAGATTTGAAATTGGATTCGCGCTTGTTGTCCTTGAACTTGGGTCCTCCGGGATCTGGCAGCCCATCAATGGCAGCAACTAGACGTTTGGCGGCACTAACTATAGCTTCATTATATCTCTCATCCGTAGCTAATACTGCAAGACAAAAGTATACAGCAATTGTAATCTATGAATAACTCACTTGTTTAAACTAGTTAGTTTTTGTGTTAAACAGTGAATTCACAGGTTTCCCAAGAGGAGAAATTAATCAAGTTTAATTCCTTTTTACAAATGAAGTTAAAGGTGGCACTTAATATGTAAAACAGAGAAAATAACAACAAATGCCCAAAGCTATGGACTACAACTAACAAATATTGCTCATGATGAGCTGCCTTATACTCGAAAATTCAGAGTATCAGTTCTATGATATGTCCAGATAGAAAATGTATCTAAAATTATGCCCAAATCCTTGCCTAAAACCCATTAGTTTGTTTAGCTATTGCAACTTAACTAAAACCATAGAATGAATGCTTATAAGCACAATGTTTCAGCATTGAACACGTTGGATACTGGGTTACTTTAGAATTTCAATCTTCAGCATGTAATTCCTCTCATAAATATAAGGTTTGAACTACCTTATTACGGTGAGCTATAATACATCAAGTAAATGATGAACAGATTATTTTCGCATACTGACGTATATGCTCCAGAGTCTTAGGTCATATATAGGTATCTCTGGAAAATGAGTAGGTTTCTAAGACAAATTCTTACATAAACTAAAAGAAATTGGTGGACATCAAATCCATGACTCAAAAGCTAAGATTCTGTGTGAGTTGAAAAGTTAATTCAGCAATGATTTATTATCCGAGCACATATTGGGCATACAACTCTAAAAGATACAGACAGAACATCCTATTTATGATCCAAGCTAATGACATAGGTGCTCTAAAATCACCAGTAGCTAAAATAAGCAATAGTTAGTATGAATGCACATGATATGTCCTTTCACTAAATCATGAACATAGAACTAGTGTAAAAACTTATATTGATgacaaaaaaatttaagcattTATACTGCATTATATGTTGTTGGTTAATGACCGTTCATCATGGTTGCAAACATTGCAAAGAGCTTGAAAT from Musa acuminata AAA Group cultivar baxijiao chromosome BXJ1-3, Cavendish_Baxijiao_AAA, whole genome shotgun sequence encodes the following:
- the LOC103977726 gene encoding glutamine synthetase leaf isozyme, chloroplastic-like codes for the protein MAKMMVSPVQCQMGFPSNSLQGRPMITSKMWNSLLLNAQRPKTRRGISAFKVLAVKSENGVVSRLEDLLNLDTTPFTDKIIAEYIWIGGTGIDIRSKSRTISKPVEHASELPKWNYDGSSTGQAPGEDSEVILYPQAIFKDPFRGGNNILVICDSYTPSGEPIPTNKRHRAAQIFSDQKVIDEVPWYGIEQEYTLLQTNVQWPLGWPVGGYPGPQGPYYCAVGADKTFGRDISDAHYKACLYAGINISGTNGEVMPGQWEYQVGPSVGIEAGDHIWCSRYILERITEQAGVVLSLDPKPIEGDWNGAGCHTNYSTKTMREEGGYEVIKKAILNLSLRHMDHISAYGEGNERRLTGKHETANINTFSWGVANRGCSIRVGRDTEKQGKGYLEDRRPASNMDPYVVISLLAETTILWQPTLEAEARAAKELQLQV